The following nucleotide sequence is from Gymnodinialimonas sp. 202GB13-11.
GGTCACGCGGTGCGCGCGGGCGAGACCCAGGCCGATTTCCACCGTTTGTGCAACGCCGAAGGGGAAGGCCTCGTTCGACCAATCGTGCGGGCTGACCGATTGCATCAGGGCGCGAGCATTGGGGCCCATGACGCAGATCACCGCCTCGGACGCACTGGCATCCGAGATGACCACAACCTCATCACGACGGTTGGTCTTGAGCCACGCCATGTCGCGGATCAGTGTCGCCGCCGGGGTCACGATGAAATAGCTATCCTGCGCCAGGCGTGTGATCGTGACGTCGGCCTCGATCCCCGCACGTTCGTTTAGGAACTGCGTATAGACGATCTTGCCCGCCGGCACCGACATATTGCCGCCCGCCATGCGGTTCAGGAACGCTTCTGCGTCGGGGCCATCCACGCGGATTTTGCCGAACGAGGACATGTCGTACATGCCCACAGTGTTGCGCACCGCGTCATGTTCCTGGCGCTGGTTCCAGAACCAGTTCTGCCCCTTCCAGTCATAGCGGTACTCGGTCTCCTGGCCCGGATTGGCGAACCAATTGGCCCGTTCCCAGCCAGCCAATTCACCGAAGACGGCGTTGTTAGCCTTCAGATGCTCATGCAAGGGTGAGCGGCGCACACCCCGCGCGGTCTCTTTCTGGCGGTTGGGATAGTGGTCTGCATAGAGCAGGCCGAGCGTTTCCGAGGCGCGTTCCTTGAGGTAGCGGCGGTTCTTCTGGAACGGCTGCATCCGGCGAATGTCGACCTCGCCCACATCGAAGGGGGGAATGCCGTTCTCCATCCACTCGGCCAGCGCCCATCCGGCGCCACCAGCCGACTGAATGCCGATGGAGTTGAAGCCCGCGCAAACCCAATAGCCGTCGACCTCAGGCGCGGGGCCCATGTGGTAGGCATCATCGGGCGTAAAGCTTTCGGGGCCGTTGAAGAAGGTGTGAATGCCCGCCTCAGCCAGCATGGGGAGGCGTTCGCACGCGGCCTCCAAGATCGGCTCGAAATGGTCGAAATCCTCGGGCAGTTGGTCGAATTCGAAATCCTCGGGGATCGGACCCCATGGCTTGGCCTTAGGCTCGAACGCGCCAAGCAGCATCTTGCCCGCATCTTCCTTGTAATAGGCGCACTCGTCCGGCACCCGCAGGACCGGCAATTGCTTCAGCTCGGGGATGTTCTCGGTGACGATGTAGAAATGCTCGCACGCTTGCAGAGGTACATTCACGCCCGCCATCGCGCCGAAATCGCGCGCCCACATGCCGGCGCAGTTCACAACCAGATCGGCCTGAACGGTGCCTTCCTCACCATCAGCCTCCCAGCTGACGCCGTTGACCTTGCCGCCTTCGGTGTCGATCCCGGTGACTTTCACCCCCTCCAGAACCTTGGCACCTCCCATCCGCGCGCCCTTGGCCATGGCCAGCGCGATATTGGCCGGGTCGCCTTGACCGTCCAGCGGCAGCCACACGGCGGCGGTCATGCCCTCGGTGTTGACGTGCGGATAATGCTTAAGAACCTCGGCGGCGTCGATTTCCTCGACCTCAACGCCAAAGCTGCGCGCCATGGAGGCCTGGCGGCGGATTTCCTCGGCCCTGTGCTCGGTCAGCGCCATGGTGATGGAGCCGCAACGTCGGAAGCCCGTGGCCACGCCGGTCTCGGCTTCGAGGTTGCCGTAAAGCTCCTGACTGTAGCGGGCGAGGCGGGTCATGTTCTTCGTCGCCCGCAACTGCGCGATCAGACCCGCCGCGTGCCACGTCGTGCCAGACGTCAGCTTTTTGCGCTCCAGAAGGACCACATCCGTCCAGCTAAGTTTCGTCAGGTGATACGCAACCGAACAACCGATAACGCCGCCACCGACGATGACAACGCGCGCGTGGGAGGGGACTTTGGACATGTGAGCAAACCCGGTCGGAGAGAGGATGAAAAAAGGGCGGGCCTTTCGCAAAGCCCGCCCGGATCAGATCAGCCGTTGTCGCGCATATCGTCAAGCGTTGCGCGGAAGCGATCCACGATCTCGTCGACATTTTCGCGCGTTGCGATGAACTGCGGCGCAATGATTGCATTATCGCCAGTGAACTTCACCGACAGACCTTGCCAGAACATGCGCTTCTGCAACTCGGTGCCGCGCATACCCGGCCCGCCATCTGCATGAACTTCGACACCAGCCATCAGGCCTGCAACGCGGATGTCGTTGATCAGCTCGTGATCCTTCAGGCCATCCATCAAGGCACTCTCGAAATAGGGGATCAGGTCGGCGGAACGCTGAATCAGATCCTCTTCTTCGATGATGTCCATCATCGCGTTACCAGCCGCACAGGCGGCGGGGTGGCCGGAATAGGTGTAGCCGTGGAAGAACTCCGTCAGGCCACGCTTGGAGGAGCCGACAACTGTCTCGTAGATATCATCGCGGCAGGCCACAGCACCCATCGGGATGGAGCCGTTGGTCAGGGCCTTGGCCATAGTGATGATGTCGGGCTCTACGCCGTACCGCTGTGCGGCGAACGCGGTGCCCATGCGGCCAAAGCCGGTGATGACTTCATCAAAGACCAACAGGATGCCGTACTGGTCGCAGATCGCGCGCAGACGCTCCAGATAGCCTTTCGGGGGCGGCAGGGCGCCGGTGGAACCGGCAACCGGCTCAACGAAGACGGCCGCGATATTGCCACCGCCATAGGTCTGGGCCATCCGCTCCAGATCATTGGCCAGCTCTACACCGTTATGCTCGGAATGGCCGCCGGGGATGAACTTCTCGGACGGGTCATAGGTGTGACGCAGCATCATGACGCCGGGCACCGTGGCGTGGAAGATATCGCGGTTTTTGACCATACCCGACAGGGACACGCCACCGATGTTCACGCCGTGATAGGCGCGCTCACGGGACACGAACCGAGGCCGGCTTTCGCCGCGCGCGTTCCAGTAGGCCATGACGATCTTCATCGCCGTGTCGACGCTCTCGGAGCCGGAGTTGGTGAAGAAGACGTGGTTCATCTGCTCGGGCAACATGCGGCTGATCTTCTCGGCCAGCGCGAAAGAGCCGGGGTGACCTGCCTGGAAGGGCATGACGTAGGTGTATTCCGTCATCTGCTTGGCGACCGCTTCGGCGATCTTGGGGTGGCAGTGACCGGCGGGCGAACAGAACAGGCCCGACGAGCCGTCGATCAGCTGACCGCCTTTGTGGTCATAGAGGTGCACACCCTCAGCGCGGACGACGAGGCGCGGGTCCTCTTTGAAACCGCGATTGTCTGAAAACGGCATCCAGTGCGCTTCGAGCGAGTTGTTAGCAGCATCATAGGCCATGGGGTGTTTCCTCCCAAAGGGCGCGCCATTGCGCGCGAAAACGATGCGCGAAAATCGCGCCACTCAGAGAGTCGGAGTAGGGCCAGAGTTGACGTTGATTAAGGCCACGTTCGGCGCGCAGAATCGACAAGCAACAAAGGCGCAAATCCGCCAAGGATTGCGCAATGATCGTGCGTACAAACTGGGGAGTTAGTCGAGCGCCTGGGCCTGAACAGCCGTTACAGCGATGATGTCCACGATGTCACGGGCCGTCGCACCCCGGCTGAGGTCATTTGCGGGCTTGGCGAGGCCCTGCAAAACCGGGCCAATTGCCGTAGCCCCCCCAATGCGTTGGGCAATCTTGTAGCCAATGTTACCCGCGTCGAGGTTAGGGAAGACGAATACGTTTGCTGCCCCCGCAACGGCGGATCCCTCCGCTTTGCGTGCCGCCACCGAAGGAACGAAGGCCGCGTCAAATTGCAGCTCACCGTCAATCGCCAACTCTGGTGCCGCAGCCCGTGCCAGCGCCAGAGCATCTGTCACCTTGGTGACCGCCGCATGTTTTGCACTGCCCATCGTCGAGAAGGACAGCATTGCGACCCTCGCAGTCTCGCCCAAAAGGGCCTCCGCCGACCCGGCGGCCTGTTGTGCGATGCCTGCCAGTTCCTCGGCTGACGGATCAATCACCAAGCCACAATCCGAGAAGACCATGCCTCGCGGTCCTGCTGGGTGGTCCGCTGCCAGGGTCATAAGGAAAAAGCTTGATACCAGTGGAGCGGTCTTGGCCTTGCCGATCACCTGAAGCGCCGCGCGGACCACATCTGATGTCGTGCGCACACAGCCGCTGACCGTGCCATCGGCTAGTCCGGCCTCCACCATCAAGGCGGCGAAGATCAGAGGGTCGCGCACGGCCTCCGCTGCTTTGGCCTCCGTCATGCCTTTGTGGCCGCGAAGCTTCACCAATCGGGCAACGAATGCATCGTGGTGGGGTGAACTATCCGGGTTCAGTACCTGCACACCGGTCGCGATGGCGGCCTGCACCTCGGTCGGTCCTAGGATCGTGACATCTGCCAGACCCTGCTCAACGGCAATCCGCGCGGCATCCTGCACGCGCGGATCGTCGCCTTCGCTGAGCACAATGTGCTTTTTGTCTGCCGCCGCACGGGCGGCAATGGCGGCAAGCGGATCACCTGCCGCCACGCTCATCTCAAGCGACCTGCTGAGGAACCATGTCCTCTTTCGAGATACCAGCCACGGAAACAGGCTTCTTCATCGCGTCGCGGCGGAAGGGCTCACCCAGTTCCTGGTTTAGGAGGACTTCGATCAGCGTCGTCTTGCCGTTCTCCATCTGATCCTTGATGGCTTTGTTCAGTACATCGGTCAGCTCTTCCATGCCACGCACGGCCACGCCTTCCAGACCACAGGCCTTGGCGATCCCGGCGTAGGAGACCTCTTCGTCCAGCTCGGTGCCCACGAAGTTGTCGTCAAACCAGAGCGTGGAGTTCCGCTTTTCCGCACCCCACTGGTAATTGCGGAAGACAATCTGAGTGATGGCAGGCCAGTCACCGCGGCCGATGGCCGTCAGCTCGTTGACCGCGATCCCGAAGGCGCCGTCACCGGCAAACCCTACAACGGGGACGTCTGGCTGGCCGATTTTCGCGCCGACGATCGCGGGCAGGCCATAGCCGCAGGGGCCAAAGAGGCCTGGGGCGAGGTATTTTCGGCCCTCATCGAAATCCGGATAAGCGTTGCCGATGGCGCAGTTGTTGCCGATGTCCGACGAAATGATCGCCTCACGCGGCAGGGCGGCGGTGATCGCGCGCCACGCCATGCGAGGGCTCATCCAATCGGGCTTGGCCTGACGCGCACGCTCGTTCCAGGTGGTGCCCGGATCGTCATCCTCGTGCGTCATTTCAGTCAATTGCTGTGCCCAAGCCGACTTCTTCTGGGCGATGTTTGCTTTGCGCTCTGCGCGTCCTGCGTCGCCTGCGGTGTCTGACAGGCCATTCAGGATGCCAGTTGCAACTTTCGCCGCGTCACCCACAATGCCAACAGTGACTTTTTTAGTCAGGCCGATGCGGTCGGGGTTAATGTCGACCTGAATGATAGTTGCATCCGACGGCCAGTAATCCATGCCGTAGCCGGGCAGGGTGGAGAAGGGGTTCAGGCGGGTGCCAAGGCACAGAACAACGTCCGCTTCTTTGATCAACTCCATCCCCGCTTTCGAGCCGTTGTAGCCAAGCGGACCGGCGAACAGCGGGTGATTGCCCGGGAACGCATCATTGTGCTGGTATCCCACGCAAACTGGCGCATCGAGGCGTTCAGCCAGCGCCTTGGAGGCTTCGATGCCACCCTCGGACAGAACCACGCCCGCGCCGTTCAGGATGACAGGGTTTTTCGCGTTCGACAGAATGTCTGCTGCTTTGGCGACGGAGTTCTCTCCACCAGGGGAGCGTTCGAACTCAATGGGCTCTGGAATTTCGATGTCGACCACTTGGGTCCAGAAATCACGCGGAATGTTGAGCTGTGCCGGACCGGACAAGCGCTTGGCCTGGCTGATCACGCGGGTCAGAACCTCGGCCACGCGCGACGGGTCACGAACCTCTTCCTGATAGGCGACCATGTCTTGGAACAGAGCCATTTGCTCCACTTCCTGGAAGCCGCCTTGTCCGATGGTCTTATTGGCCGCTTGCGGTGTGACCAGCAACAGGGGCGTATGGTTCCAATAAGCGGTCTTTACGGCGGTCACGAAGTTGGTGATGCCGGGACCGTTTTGCGCGATCATCATCGACATTTTACCAGTGGCGCGTGTGTAGCCGTCGGACATGAAGCCAGCCGAACCTTCGTGCGCACAATCCCAGAACTTGATCCCAGCGGCCGGGAACAGATCAGAGATCGGCATCATGGCCGAGCCGATAATGCCGAAGGCGTGCTCAATGCCGTGGCGCTGCAACGTTTTGACGAAGGCTTCTTCGGTTGTCATTTTCATGGCGAATCTCCCGAGAGCGGACTCCCCCGTGGGTCCGCAATTGCGCGTTATTGAGCCTAGAAGTCTCGATTTCGGTAGGGCCAGACTTTCGAAATGGATAGGTCCAAAGCGGGCCAGACTGGCGATTCATCGCGCAAGACTGCTTGGCATCATCTTCCTCTGCACAACAGACGCGCCGAAGGCAAGGGGCGGACACGCGCCTGTGGGCCACGAAGAACCTGAAGCGGTCAGATGGAGTCTTTTGCCGATTCCTCGCTCAACGGTTCGTTTAAGTCGCCATCGCTTGCCTGAACTCCAACGCGGCCAATGTGTTTCAGCACCGGACGAACATCTGTCGCGCGCCCCGTTGCGAGCATGACCTCTGACATGAGGACGCGCAGTGCTCGGTCCGTAGGGTTCGTTTCAATCGCTGCGACAAGGATTGCATGTGCGGCCGCCCCATCACCGGATTTAACTGCGATGCGCGCCTTTGCTGCAGCGACGCGGGCGCGCGCCCCGGCGGCCTCAACCCGGTCCATATCTTCTAGGCGACCCTCTTCTTCCGCGACCAGATTGCGGGCGCGCTTAAGGTCGGCGTCAGAGAGCGCGGATTGCAGTTGCGCAAGAAAACCGCTGACCGTTTCCGATTCCGCCATTTCCCTTCGCGTCAACCCAGACGCGCCTTTCGTTGGCGCTAACGGACGATTGTTTAATGCACCCCTAATTTTGCTGCCCATGGCAACTCCCCCAATTGGCCCCACACATTTTCTGGTAATGGCGTCAACCCACACGACGCGAACCACCCACAAACGATAACCCATAGGGCGGTTAATTGTTGGTTAATGTATACACGAATAATCGATGTACCAGAAAATTCGCAGGAAACCGCCTTCCGACACGCTCGTTCTGCACCGATTTCAGGCCAGTTTTGTCGTGCCGCAAGTGATGACGAAAACTATCCGTTGTGCCGTTGCGTCACTTGGGCGATTGCTGCAAGACTATGCCCTGCACCTTTCTGTCCGCGTGCATTTTTGAGCACGTGCCTTCATTTATTTGACCGGAGCTTGACCGTTGCCGCCTAAAAATCTTGTTGCCCTACTTTTCACCACCACCGCCACATTTCTCGCCGCAAGTGCAACCTTGGCTCAAGGCATTGATTTGCCAGCGCAAACCGTAGTTGATGAACAGCTTGCCCAACTGAACCAGAACGTGCCTGGCACGATCTTTGCCATGCAGCCCTATCGCAATGCGCAGACGTTGACCGGTGAGGATGGCACCACCTACACCCTGACCTCGCTGAACCCCCGGGTGAACTCGTGGTTCGTCTTGGAAATCGCTCCGGAAGGGGGGCGGTCGCGCTTCGCTCACTTTGAAAACGGGGCGCCGGACACCTGGGACATCTCCCTGATTGATGAAGATGGCCCAACCCTTCTGATCGAAGGGGAGGGCGACAGTTTTGCCTGTGCCCCATGGGATGATGGTGAATTGGAAGAGGCGCAAACAAGTGCTTTGCCATTCGCGCCCGTTTGCGATTGGAGCCTTTTTGTTCGCAATCCCGTCTCAGGCAATCGCACGACCCGCGAAGCCGTTGCAGAATTCCTGCGCGACAATATCGTTTTTGGCGAATCGATTGTGAATCTAATCAAAGGCGCGTTCTTTGAAGATGCATTCATGGTGTCGTCCGAGGGCGAGGAGGAAGTCGAGGAAATTGACGGTGTCGAGTTGTTGGGAACGGCCTTGCTCGACAGCACGCCCAATATGCGCCCCTACATGGGATTTGAGCTAAGCGGCACCGACGCTGGCGCGATGACAGCTGGATCGTGGTACGAAGTAGAAAGTAGCCCCGGTATCTACGCCTCTGTTATGCAGCCTTCGATGATCGCCAACGAGGTGTTCCAAGTGCCGGGTGCGAACGGATTGGACAGCATCGAGCGGCGCGCGGATGTCTACCTTGTTGCCTTTGACATGGCGCGGTTTGAAATTGGCTATGAATTGGGGACGGAGCATCCCCGGCTTGGCTGGTCGTCTCGTCCTTCCAACCGACACGGGCAAGGACGCGGGCCGGACGGATTTGACCAGCCCGATCCATTGGTCCGGACCGGTATGCTGAGCCCGGCTTTCGTCGAACGTGTTGCGGCGACCTTTACCGGCGGGTTTAAGCGCGACCACGGCGCGTGGCGGTTTGGCGATTACGCGACTTTCAACTACGGCCATCATTACGGCTTCATGCAGAATGGCGTCCTGATTTCCCGCCTGTGGCCAAACCTTGCGACCATGTACCTCACGCAGGATGGTGAGGTCGATATGCGCACCTGGTCGGAAGAAGATGATGCACTTCTGTCCGATCTGGTCTTCGCCCGCCAGAACGGCGTGCCAATTATCGAAGACGGTGTTCCGGGCGGGCGCGTTACCTCTTGGGGCGGCGGCAACTGGTCCGGTGATGCGAATGCGACGCTGCGCACCCTGCGCGGTGGGGCCTGCATGCGAACCGTGGAAGGGCGGCAATTCCTGATATACGCCTACTTCTCTTCGGCCACCCCGTCGGCCATGGCGCGCACATTCCAGGCCTACCAATGCGACTACGCCATGCTGCTCGACATGAATTCGCAGGAGCACACTTACATGGCGCTCTACGTCCATGATGAAGAGGGTGAGGAAGAGATGCAGTGGCAGCACCTCGTCTCGGGCATGGCGGAAGCGGATCCGGACAATGGCCGCATCGCGCGCTTCATCGGTGCGCCGGACAATCGTGATTTCTTTTACCTTTTGCGGAGGCAGTGATGGCTATTCAAACGACCTTGAAGGCGGCCTGTGCGGTGATTGCACTGGTATTGTCAGGCGGCGCGGCGGATGCCCAATCGCTTGCCGAACGCAATGAGCTTCTGTTCCAACAATTGCAGGAAATCCGGGGGCTTTCGAACTCAGAAATCAATCGGGTGCGAGAGATTTTCGCAGGCTCCCCTAATGGCTGGATGGGGCAAGGCAACCCTGCCGTGACGCAGCATCCGCTGACGCCGGAAGAAGCCGCTGCACGTCTTGGCGGCACTGTGGAGCAAGTGCAGGCAAGCTATCGGAACCGCGAATACGAACGCATCTGCGGCGGTCCGTACATGGTGCCGCTCTACGACCCTGAAACGCAAACGCCTCGCGATGCAACGGTTTGTGCGGATATGTTTGAATACCCAAACATCCCAATGGTTTATCCCGTAGTATGGGTGCGCGCCAATGAGGCCGCGCAGCTTTGTGCTGCTGAAGGTGGGCGGATCGGTGATGCGCATGAATGGGAGGGGGCAGCGGCCGGCCAATTGCTGCCGCCGGATTACCCGTTCGACATGATCAGGGGTATGGGCCTTTCCGCCGCTGTGAACACCATGCGGAATTGGCACAATAACCATTACGCCAGCACCTCCGGCACCTATTCCATCGGCGCATGGCAATCCGGCGTGTGTGCGACCGGCTCGTTCAAAAATGCCTCATGCAACGGCGGCTCGTTCCAAGGCTGTGGGTCCAACACCTATCCAGCGGGCAGCTTCCCTTCGTGTCAGTCACCACTTGGGGTCTATGACATCGACGGCAACGCAGCCGAGCATATGAACCTGCCGTTGGCCGAAGATCAGATGGCGTCTGCTGGTTCGACGACGCTCGGCGTGACCGAGATGAAAGGGTCGTGGTTCATTTGGGATACCATCCGCGCACATGAGCATTGGGCCCGGTGGCGCGCACCCTTCTGGCACGGCACCCGCGTGATGAGCGAGGGGAGCCACCGGAATTACCACTTAGGGTTCCGCTGTTTCCGAGACGTGCGGTAAAGCAAATTCGACATATGAAAGCGGCGCCCGATGAGGCGCCGTTTTTCGTTTTAGATGGGGTCGTGTCAGAGAGACGCCAACCGAACCGTCGCGCCCGTCAGCGCGCCGTCCGAATTCAGGAAGCCAGCGTAGCGTTCGTCGGTCAGCAATTCGCGCAGATCGACGGCTTCGCCATTTACATAGGCCGTCCGGCTGACGAGACGGATGCCGTGGGAATAATCCGCGTAATACTCACCATGCACGGTCGACAGTGGCTGGATGGCGTTGCCGTTCGTGCGGTGCCAGCCATAGATCGCCACGCGACCGGGGTTGCGTGACAGGCGGTTGGCGATGACGAGGTCCTTCTTGTGACCGGCCACCAACATGCCCTGCTGCGCCCCGGCGCGAGCGAATTGGGCGTCAATCGTCTGGTCATGGGTCACGAAATAGCTGGTCGACGACATGGACGAGCCGGGTGTCATCGGCGAGGGCGCCACGCGCACATCGGCCTGCCGGTAGATCGCATCCACCATCGAGGTGGTCGGCAGCATCATGTCAAAAGCATCGGCGACGCGCAGGGCGGCGGGCAGGCCAAGCGGCACACGCACATGATCGCTGTCTGATCCGATGGCCAGATAGTCGGGCGTTACGCAGATCGTCACGGTTACGGAGCGGCCGCCGACGGTTCCGTCAAATGTCACGGGATGCAGGTCGCGCATATAACTTGGCATGTTGCCGTTCAGCGCTTCTTGCACCAGCCGGTTGTCGCGGCTTGAGCCGGAACCATTGCCAACCGACGCCATAACGGCGGAGCCCGCCGCAGCGGAGCCGGGGCGGCGTGGCATTTCACGGGCGAGGCGGGGCGAGCAATCACCACCGCTGCCGCCAAACAGGCTGCCGCGCGGGATTTCACCAACCTCGCCACGCGCCACTTCGATCTCCAGATCATCGGGGCGCGCGGCGACGCGGGTCACGAGGCTTTCAGGGCGCAGCGACGGGCGGGGGCTTGCCGCAGCGAGAAGTTCAGAGGTTTGCGGCCCAGTTTCGGGGTCGGGCCATGCTGGCGTTGTAGTGCCATTGGGGCGCGCAATCGGCTCCGGGAAGGTCCGTGCGCGGGCGATTGTGATATTGCGGGCCACGGTCAGAATGTCGGGGCCCTGCGATGGGCGTGGCAAAGGCTCCACACTGGGGCGTCCTTCAACAACAGTGTAGGGCGCGGGTCCGGTCGCACCGGGTTCAACTGCTGCGGGTGCATTCGTTGGTGCAAGGCCCGGTGCCGTGCGTGTGCGTGGCCCCATGTCGATGGCGACAGACACAGTCGTGTCAAAGACTTCGGGGAGCGGATAGGCGTGATCCGGCTGCACGTTTGGGGCGGGTGCACTAGCAACCTCACGCGCCATATCCACGCGCCGCGCATCCAAGGCATTGGAATAGACGACATAACCACAGGTGGAGGTCATAACGGTCGACGCCAGAACCAGCCCCAGAACGCCATTGGGGCGTTCAAAGAAGCCGGGCTTGCGACTTGCTACCTGCACCTTGTCGGCCCGCGCGCGTCCGCGCACGATTTTGGCCGTTACTGTCCCATTCATCTTGAGGCTCTGCCCCTTTGTTATGCCGTCGCGGTGCCTGCCCGCGTCTTGCTGTCCCGTCGATTTGTTCGTCCCTATGACGGAAGTGTTAAATTAGCAACAAGGCCAATTCAGATTGTACATACCGCTTGAATTTTGCGCGGAATCTTGCCAGCCGGGCGTTTTCCCGCTCAGAGCGAGGTTTTCTTGAAGACCGGCTCAGGGATGTTGCGGATCACGGCCATCACGACGCCCCAGATGGGGCGGGTGTAGATGACGTTTTTCTGTTTCTCGACCGCTTTCAGAACGGCTGCCCCAACCTCGGCAGGTTCCGCTGTCAGCGGGCCGGGCGTGTCCATACCATCCAGCATCGCGGTGCGCACGAAGCCGGGCAGGACGGTCACGACATGAACGCCCTTTTTGGCCAAGCGGTTGCGCAGACCCGACAGGAAGGCGGTGAAGCCGGCCTTGGCGGAGCCGTAGACGTAGTTCGACGCGCGCCCCCGGTCGCCTGCAACCGACGAAATGCCGACGATGCTACCAGAGCCCCGTGCCTCCATCGCGTTTGCCAGATGCGCCAGAACGCTGGCCGGGCCCTCAAAGTTGGATCGCATGACATGGGCGGCGGCTTGAGGGTCGGCTTCACTTTGAGCTTGTTCGCCCATTGCGCCGACCGCGCAAACGGCGACCTCTGGCAAAACAGGGAGGCCTTCTACGAATGCCGCGTGACTGTCCAAGGTCAGGGCGTCGAAATCGTGCAGCGTGACCTCTACGCCGTAGCGTGTGCGTAGGTCGGCGGCATCCTCTTCCAGCCTGGCGGAATTACGTGCTGCAAGCTGGATCGGATGCCCTGCCTCGGCAAAGCTGCGGGCGACGGCACGCGCAATGCCCGAGGCCGCGCCAAGGATCAGGACCGGGCCGCTCATAGCCCCAGCCTTTCCGATTGCATGGACGTGAAGCGGTCGGTCAGGCCAGCCTGTTTGCGCATGGCCGCGTAGGCCTTAGCCCGCGGGTCGGCTTTGGCCACTGCCTCCGGCATACGCGCATCTTTCGCAAGGTAGAAGCGCCCGCCATGGGCGAGGGTGATTTCATCCAGTCTGCTCATCAACTCAAGGCTCCGTTCTGACGCGGGGAAGTCCAGGGCCAGCGTATAACCGGGCATTGGGAAGGAAAAATGGCCGGATTGCGACCCGAACCGTTTCAGGACTGACAAGACCGATCCGGTTTGCGAAGCGGCGATTGTGTCCATCAATTCGGCCAGCCCGGCGGCGGATGCCTCTTCCGGGAGCGCGCATTGGAATTGGAGGAAACCGTTCCGCCCATATAGGCGGTTCCAATTCGATAATGCGTCGAGAGGGTAGAAGTAACTGTCCCAATCCACCAGTGCGTGACCGGCGCGCTTGGCCCCGCGCCGCCAGTAGATGCCGGTCAGGGCGCGGAGCCAAAGGCCGCGAAACAGGAAGGGCGGCGCGCCGAACGGGACAGGGAGTTTGCGTTTCTGTCTGACGTCGAAGGGGCGCCAACGGCTTGGCAAATCCTCCAGCGTAGCGTGTCGGCCCAGGAGTAGCAGGGTATGCCCGTGGTGCGGCCCGTCGGAACAGTCGATCCACGCAACGGAATAGGGGGCATCCTGTGTCTCTGCGAAGGCATCGAGCGTGTCTTGAAGCGACGTTAAGGCACGGGTTTCCTGCGCTATATACATCGTCTCTACTTTGCGCAGGCGGATCTGGGCGCGCAGGATCACGCCGGTCAGCCCCATGCCGCCAAGCGTCCAGTCGAACAGGTCATCGCCGGGCGTTGCGCGCGTGACGGTGCCGTCGGGCCCCATAACATCAACCCAGTCCACGCAAGAGCGGAATGAGCCGTCGAGGTGATGGTTCTTGCCATGGACATCCGCCGCAATCGCCCCGCCGAGGCTGACATATTTGGTGCCGGGCGTGACCATGGGAAACCAGCCGCGTGGCAGGAGGGTGTGAATGATATCGGCCAGAAGAACGCCCGCCTCGGCGACCAGAACGCCGTCTTCAAACGACAGCATCCGGTCCATGCCAGTCATGGCCAGCGTTTGCCCCCGGTTCATCGCGGCATCGCCATAGGCGCGGCCATTCCCTCGCGCAATCAGGGCGGCGGTGGCAATGGCGGCCTCTACATCCGCCTGCGTGCGGGCGGAT
It contains:
- the xsc gene encoding sulfoacetaldehyde acetyltransferase codes for the protein MKMTTEEAFVKTLQRHGIEHAFGIIGSAMMPISDLFPAAGIKFWDCAHEGSAGFMSDGYTRATGKMSMMIAQNGPGITNFVTAVKTAYWNHTPLLLVTPQAANKTIGQGGFQEVEQMALFQDMVAYQEEVRDPSRVAEVLTRVISQAKRLSGPAQLNIPRDFWTQVVDIEIPEPIEFERSPGGENSVAKAADILSNAKNPVILNGAGVVLSEGGIEASKALAERLDAPVCVGYQHNDAFPGNHPLFAGPLGYNGSKAGMELIKEADVVLCLGTRLNPFSTLPGYGMDYWPSDATIIQVDINPDRIGLTKKVTVGIVGDAAKVATGILNGLSDTAGDAGRAERKANIAQKKSAWAQQLTEMTHEDDDPGTTWNERARQAKPDWMSPRMAWRAITAALPREAIISSDIGNNCAIGNAYPDFDEGRKYLAPGLFGPCGYGLPAIVGAKIGQPDVPVVGFAGDGAFGIAVNELTAIGRGDWPAITQIVFRNYQWGAEKRNSTLWFDDNFVGTELDEEVSYAGIAKACGLEGVAVRGMEELTDVLNKAIKDQMENGKTTLIEVLLNQELGEPFRRDAMKKPVSVAGISKEDMVPQQVA
- a CDS encoding tetratricopeptide repeat protein; the encoded protein is MAESETVSGFLAQLQSALSDADLKRARNLVAEEEGRLEDMDRVEAAGARARVAAAKARIAVKSGDGAAAHAILVAAIETNPTDRALRVLMSEVMLATGRATDVRPVLKHIGRVGVQASDGDLNEPLSEESAKDSI
- a CDS encoding SUMF1/EgtB/PvdO family nonheme iron enzyme: MAIQTTLKAACAVIALVLSGGAADAQSLAERNELLFQQLQEIRGLSNSEINRVREIFAGSPNGWMGQGNPAVTQHPLTPEEAAARLGGTVEQVQASYRNREYERICGGPYMVPLYDPETQTPRDATVCADMFEYPNIPMVYPVVWVRANEAAQLCAAEGGRIGDAHEWEGAAAGQLLPPDYPFDMIRGMGLSAAVNTMRNWHNNHYASTSGTYSIGAWQSGVCATGSFKNASCNGGSFQGCGSNTYPAGSFPSCQSPLGVYDIDGNAAEHMNLPLAEDQMASAGSTTLGVTEMKGSWFIWDTIRAHEHWARWRAPFWHGTRVMSEGSHRNYHLGFRCFRDVR
- a CDS encoding SDR family oxidoreductase; this translates as MSGPVLILGAASGIARAVARSFAEAGHPIQLAARNSARLEEDAADLRTRYGVEVTLHDFDALTLDSHAAFVEGLPVLPEVAVCAVGAMGEQAQSEADPQAAAHVMRSNFEGPASVLAHLANAMEARGSGSIVGISSVAGDRGRASNYVYGSAKAGFTAFLSGLRNRLAKKGVHVVTVLPGFVRTAMLDGMDTPGPLTAEPAEVGAAVLKAVEKQKNVIYTRPIWGVVMAVIRNIPEPVFKKTSL
- a CDS encoding FAD-dependent oxidoreductase, with protein sequence MSLISGWGRFPKAECKIVSARTQADVEAAIATAALIARGNGRAYGDAAMNRGQTLAMTGMDRMLSFEDGVLVAEAGVLLADIIHTLLPRGWFPMVTPGTKYVSLGGAIAADVHGKNHHLDGSFRSCVDWVDVMGPDGTVTRATPGDDLFDWTLGGMGLTGVILRAQIRLRKVETMYIAQETRALTSLQDTLDAFAETQDAPYSVAWIDCSDGPHHGHTLLLLGRHATLEDLPSRWRPFDVRQKRKLPVPFGAPPFLFRGLWLRALTGIYWRRGAKRAGHALVDWDSYFYPLDALSNWNRLYGRNGFLQFQCALPEEASAAGLAELMDTIAASQTGSVLSVLKRFGSQSGHFSFPMPGYTLALDFPASERSLELMSRLDEITLAHGGRFYLAKDARMPEAVAKADPRAKAYAAMRKQAGLTDRFTSMQSERLGL